A genomic window from Luteolibacter sp. LG18 includes:
- the moaC gene encoding cyclic pyranopterin monophosphate synthase MoaC, whose protein sequence is MSLSHINESNQAAMVDVSGKAVTARRAVAEARITVNDAVAEQFHGGEFLSKKGPVFQTAILAGVMGAKQTPSLIPLCHPLPLDDCQITTEFSGNEAVLRCTCRTTGRTGVEMEALTGVTIAALTFFDMIKALDKTAVIHSVRVIEKTGGKSDITPPSA, encoded by the coding sequence ATGTCCCTGTCCCACATCAACGAGTCCAACCAGGCCGCGATGGTCGATGTCTCCGGCAAGGCCGTCACCGCCCGGCGGGCGGTCGCCGAAGCCAGGATCACCGTGAATGACGCGGTGGCGGAGCAATTCCACGGCGGTGAGTTTCTTTCGAAGAAAGGCCCGGTGTTCCAGACCGCCATTCTCGCCGGGGTGATGGGAGCGAAACAAACGCCCTCGCTGATCCCGCTGTGCCATCCGCTGCCGCTCGACGATTGCCAGATCACCACCGAGTTCTCCGGCAACGAGGCGGTGCTGCGCTGCACCTGCAGGACCACCGGCCGCACCGGGGTGGAGATGGAGGCCCTCACCGGCGTGACCATCGCGGCGCTGACGTTCTTCGACATGATCAAGGCGCTCGACAAGACCGCCGTCATCCACTCGGTCCGGGTGATTGAGAAAACCGGCGGCAAGTCCGACATCACTCCACCCTCCGCATGA
- a CDS encoding NTP transferase domain-containing protein has protein sequence MNVLILTGGISQRMGRDKALIERPDGSRQIDHVIALAKRVSDRVFLSTRDLNDRGTGLPLLLDEVPGSGPTAALAAAAATDLRGPWLVLGCDLFLLDAPTIAHLIAHRDPSRGATAYRNRIDGRAEPLCTIYEESSINPAKDAPRCARKYLESLDPLVLDLPFPAALDNANTPADLAEAFEKLKRGTVSKAVSLLYFAILREARGLSSESVETLAWTAAGLYEELSFRHRFPLEASQLRVARNGEFAGWAAPVEDGDEFVFMPPVAGG, from the coding sequence ATGAACGTCCTCATTCTCACCGGCGGCATCAGCCAGCGGATGGGGCGCGACAAGGCCCTCATCGAACGCCCCGACGGCAGCCGCCAGATCGACCACGTGATCGCGCTGGCCAAGCGCGTCTCCGACCGCGTGTTCCTCTCCACCCGCGACCTGAACGACCGCGGCACCGGCCTGCCGCTGCTGCTCGACGAGGTTCCGGGATCGGGCCCGACCGCCGCCCTGGCCGCGGCCGCCGCCACCGACCTGCGCGGACCGTGGCTGGTGCTGGGTTGCGACCTGTTCCTGCTGGATGCGCCAACCATCGCCCATCTGATCGCGCACCGTGATCCCTCGCGCGGCGCGACCGCCTACCGCAACCGGATCGACGGCCGGGCCGAGCCGCTGTGCACCATTTACGAGGAATCCAGTATCAATCCCGCCAAGGACGCGCCGCGCTGCGCGCGGAAATACCTGGAATCGCTCGATCCGCTCGTGCTCGACCTTCCCTTTCCCGCCGCCCTGGACAACGCCAATACCCCGGCCGACCTGGCCGAGGCCTTCGAGAAGCTGAAGCGCGGCACCGTGTCCAAGGCGGTGAGCCTGCTCTACTTCGCCATCCTGCGCGAGGCCCGAGGGCTTTCCTCGGAGAGCGTGGAAACGCTCGCCTGGACCGCCGCCGGGCTCTACGAGGAACTCAGTTTCCGCCACCGTTTCCCGCTGGAGGCCTCCCAGCTCCGGGTGGCCCGCAACGGTGAGTTCGCCGGATGGGCCGCTCCGGTCGAGGACGGTGACGAATTCGTGTTCATGCCCCCGGTCGCCGGTGGTTGA
- a CDS encoding molybdenum cofactor biosynthesis protein MoaE produces the protein MFQISTTPIETAAVVAQVEDSTCGGLVIFEGRVRNHHRGRDVLRLEYEAYQALAEADGNRIVRETIERFHIHAAACVHRTGMLEINDIAVVVAVSAAHRDAAFDACRHIIDELKATVPIWKHEYYADGTDEWTGCDHCAGHHH, from the coding sequence ATGTTCCAGATTTCCACCACACCGATCGAAACGGCGGCGGTCGTCGCCCAGGTCGAGGATTCCACCTGCGGCGGCCTCGTCATCTTCGAGGGCCGCGTCCGCAACCATCACCGCGGGCGCGACGTGCTGCGGTTGGAATACGAGGCCTACCAGGCACTCGCCGAGGCGGATGGCAACCGAATCGTCCGGGAAACCATCGAGCGATTCCACATCCATGCCGCCGCCTGCGTCCACCGCACCGGCATGCTGGAAATCAACGACATCGCGGTAGTGGTGGCGGTTTCCGCGGCTCACCGGGACGCGGCCTTCGACGCCTGCCGCCACATCATCGACGAACTGAAGGCCACCGTGCCGATCTGGAAGCACGAATATTACGCGGACGGGACCGACGAATGGACCGGCTGCGACCACTGTGCGGGGCACCACCATTGA
- a CDS encoding sialidase family protein: MMKFRLTFLPLLLSVAHAAEVSTVQPVCPVLLGQETNPVLGFKVKVDEPAKLEGIEVSLTGTTRLQDVEQVRILRGKETPASATGAPVAELAPKAGAMNRTCDLALETGEHWFWVSVELKKNADIDGRVDVALGRLKVGGAVIQAPTPSPDGSQRIGVVVRKPGDDKSKAYRIPGLVRSKKGSLLAAYDIRYKHAGDLPADIDVGLSRSTDGGKTWEPMRVAIDMGNDPKFGFDGVGDPCIFSDDVTGRIWIAALWSHGKRAWHGSGPGLTPDETGQLVLSYSDDDGKTWSKGESITPQVKDPAWNLFFNGPGTGITMKDGTLAIPAQFRSADGKPHSTMLSSKDRGKTWTAGTGVRPNTTEAQLVELADGSIMINCRDDRGGSRTVAVSKDLGKTWEPHPTDRKGLREPVCMASLMRWQHPKYGDLLFFSNPDTTKGRQSMTIKLSSDQGMTWPDSAARLYDERPCFGYSCLAPADASHLGVLYEGSGALFYLRMPLNEWFK, encoded by the coding sequence ATGATGAAATTCCGCCTGACGTTCCTGCCCCTCCTGCTGTCGGTCGCGCATGCCGCCGAGGTCTCCACCGTGCAGCCCGTTTGCCCGGTCCTCCTGGGTCAGGAGACCAATCCCGTGCTGGGATTCAAAGTGAAGGTGGATGAACCCGCCAAGCTGGAGGGCATCGAAGTCTCCCTCACCGGCACCACCCGGCTTCAGGATGTCGAGCAGGTCCGGATCCTGCGCGGCAAGGAAACCCCGGCCTCGGCAACGGGGGCCCCGGTGGCGGAACTCGCGCCCAAGGCGGGCGCGATGAACCGGACCTGTGACCTGGCTCTGGAGACGGGCGAGCACTGGTTCTGGGTGTCGGTGGAACTCAAGAAGAACGCCGACATCGACGGGCGTGTCGACGTGGCGTTGGGACGTTTGAAGGTCGGAGGAGCGGTGATCCAGGCCCCGACGCCTTCCCCGGATGGCTCGCAGCGCATCGGGGTGGTGGTGAGAAAGCCCGGCGACGACAAGTCGAAGGCCTACCGCATCCCCGGCCTCGTCCGGTCCAAAAAGGGCAGCCTGCTCGCCGCCTACGACATTCGCTACAAGCACGCCGGGGACCTCCCCGCCGACATCGACGTGGGCCTTTCGCGCAGCACCGACGGCGGCAAGACCTGGGAGCCGATGCGCGTGGCCATCGACATGGGGAACGATCCGAAGTTCGGCTTCGATGGTGTCGGCGACCCGTGCATCTTCTCGGACGACGTCACCGGCCGGATTTGGATCGCGGCCCTGTGGAGCCACGGCAAGCGTGCGTGGCACGGTTCCGGTCCGGGGCTGACTCCGGACGAAACCGGTCAGCTCGTCCTTTCCTACAGCGATGACGACGGCAAGACGTGGTCGAAGGGCGAGAGCATCACGCCGCAGGTGAAGGACCCGGCTTGGAACCTCTTCTTCAATGGCCCCGGCACCGGCATTACCATGAAGGACGGCACGCTGGCGATTCCCGCCCAGTTCCGCTCCGCGGACGGGAAACCGCATTCCACCATGCTGAGTTCGAAGGACCGGGGCAAGACCTGGACGGCTGGCACCGGCGTGAGGCCGAATACCACCGAGGCCCAGTTGGTGGAACTCGCCGATGGTTCGATCATGATCAACTGCCGCGACGACCGCGGCGGATCGCGCACCGTCGCCGTATCGAAGGATCTCGGCAAAACCTGGGAGCCGCACCCCACGGACCGCAAGGGCCTTCGCGAGCCGGTGTGCATGGCCAGCCTGATGCGCTGGCAGCACCCGAAGTATGGCGATCTCCTGTTCTTCTCGAACCCGGACACGACCAAGGGCCGCCAGTCGATGACGATCAAACTTTCCTCCGATCAGGGCATGACCTGGCCGGACAGCGCCGCCCGCCTTTACGACGAGCGGCCATGTTTCGGCTATTCCTGCCTGGCTCCGGCGGACGCCTCCCACCTCGGGGTGCTCTATGAGGGCAGCGGCGCGCTGTTCTACCTCCGCATGCCCTTGAACGAGTGGTTCAAGTGA
- a CDS encoding sialate O-acetylesterase: protein MRIWKTMWLLTAMGASAGELSVARPFGSHMVLPMGNPVAVHGEATPGSKVSVRFGSVSKDVVAGNDRKWSAVLPPLPASKDGRNLEIESGSEKVVLEDVLVGRVYLFSGQSNMDFPLSRAVGGKEEADKAPGQTMIRLFNLTSAPTDPRTYDGATLARLNNKDHFQGAWTTASPGSAGSISAIAWWVGTMVQGKTGMPVGIVENAVGGSETEAWLPREILESRAEYRSLLTPKWLENDKVSAWARSRAKQNLGKELSANHPFKPGFLFESGVRDWAGFPFEAVVWYQGETNAERHDDSGNGQLIRDLIQGWRGVLGNRELPFYLVQLPRIGGADPLRRYWPEYREVQARVAKAVPGVRLVVTQDLGWDSPDVHPPDKVPVARRVFEAMSR from the coding sequence ATGAGGATCTGGAAAACGATGTGGTTGCTGACCGCCATGGGCGCGTCGGCGGGGGAGTTGTCCGTGGCCCGTCCGTTCGGCTCGCACATGGTGCTGCCGATGGGGAACCCGGTGGCGGTCCACGGGGAAGCAACACCGGGGAGCAAGGTCTCCGTCCGTTTCGGCTCCGTCTCGAAAGACGTGGTCGCAGGCAACGACCGGAAATGGAGCGCGGTGCTTCCGCCTCTGCCGGCATCGAAGGACGGCAGGAACCTGGAGATAGAGTCCGGCTCCGAGAAGGTCGTTTTGGAGGACGTGCTGGTCGGCCGCGTGTACCTGTTCTCGGGGCAATCGAACATGGACTTCCCTCTGTCCCGGGCGGTCGGTGGCAAGGAGGAGGCCGACAAGGCCCCGGGCCAGACGATGATCCGTTTGTTCAATCTCACCTCCGCTCCCACCGATCCACGCACCTACGACGGGGCCACGCTGGCCCGCCTCAACAACAAGGATCATTTCCAGGGGGCTTGGACCACCGCCTCTCCCGGTTCGGCCGGATCGATCTCGGCGATCGCCTGGTGGGTGGGCACGATGGTCCAGGGTAAAACCGGCATGCCGGTGGGCATCGTGGAAAACGCGGTCGGCGGGTCCGAAACCGAGGCGTGGTTGCCGAGAGAGATCCTTGAATCCCGTGCCGAGTATCGCTCGCTCCTCACCCCCAAATGGCTGGAAAATGACAAGGTTTCGGCGTGGGCGAGAAGTCGCGCGAAACAGAATCTCGGCAAGGAGCTCTCCGCGAACCATCCCTTCAAACCGGGGTTTCTCTTCGAGTCCGGCGTGCGCGATTGGGCGGGTTTCCCGTTCGAAGCGGTTGTCTGGTATCAGGGCGAGACGAATGCCGAACGTCATGACGATTCCGGGAACGGCCAGTTGATCCGCGATCTGATCCAGGGGTGGCGCGGGGTTCTGGGCAATCGGGAGCTTCCGTTCTACCTCGTGCAGCTTCCCCGCATCGGCGGTGCCGATCCATTGCGCCGCTACTGGCCCGAGTATCGGGAAGTCCAGGCGCGGGTGGCCAAGGCAGTGCCCGGCGTCCGCTTGGTGGTCACCCAGGATCTCGGGTGGGACAGCCCGGACGTGCATCCTCCGGACAAGGTCCCCGTTGCCCGCCGCGTCTTCGAGGCGATGTCGCGTTGA
- a CDS encoding PEP-CTERM sorting domain-containing protein, with amino-acid sequence MQVLLTSSILAAFTMAAGAATVVVDSTGLTPVNQANFGVGTAGNLSTGAAFTFTTGSLGTDTILSTIGLEGRQTGTGSSGSTLTLEIWSDTDNNSATLGGVLLGTSTNSTALGLNATSLFTFNGVTLSDNTVYTVHVLGTGTPGFGLVGSTSTDLVPNSRLYNNGSFVFGGTAPNGIDASFSVTTVPEPTTALLGGLGLLALLRRRRG; translated from the coding sequence ATGCAGGTTCTTCTCACCTCCTCCATTCTCGCTGCCTTCACCATGGCCGCTGGAGCCGCCACCGTGGTGGTGGACAGCACCGGTCTCACGCCCGTCAACCAAGCCAACTTCGGTGTGGGCACGGCGGGCAATCTCTCCACCGGCGCCGCCTTCACCTTCACCACCGGCTCCCTGGGAACGGACACGATCCTCTCCACCATCGGCCTGGAAGGGCGTCAAACCGGAACCGGATCGAGCGGCAGCACGTTGACATTGGAGATCTGGAGCGACACCGACAACAACAGCGCGACCCTGGGCGGCGTCCTGCTCGGCACCTCCACGAACTCGACCGCGCTGGGCCTGAATGCCACCAGCCTTTTCACCTTCAACGGCGTCACGCTCTCCGACAACACCGTGTACACCGTCCACGTGCTCGGAACCGGCACCCCGGGCTTCGGCTTGGTCGGCAGCACCTCCACCGACCTTGTTCCGAACTCGCGGCTCTACAACAACGGTTCCTTTGTCTTTGGCGGCACCGCCCCGAACGGCATCGACGCCTCCTTCTCCGTCACCACCGTCCCGGAACCCACCACCGCCCTGCTCGGCGGCCTCGGACTCCTGGCGCTGCTGCGCCGCCGGCGCGGATAA
- a CDS encoding YdcF family protein, with amino-acid sequence MKTPLLPPEIHRAAQTLWDYHQVGHRIEKADGILVFGSNDLRVASHAAALYHAGSGPWVLFSGARGRMTEHWAETEAEAMARVAVANGVPESSILLEPTATNTGENIHRSKALLADAGFHARSLVVVQKPYMERRTLAALEAQWQGVSFQVTSPPLSLDAYFTDELTPGLVLEAMTGDFQRILDYPALGFATPQPVTPEVMEAYRTLVEAGYGLPA; translated from the coding sequence ATGAAAACACCACTGCTCCCTCCGGAAATCCATCGAGCCGCACAAACACTGTGGGACTACCATCAGGTGGGCCACCGGATCGAAAAAGCGGATGGCATTCTGGTCTTCGGCAGCAACGACCTGCGGGTGGCGAGCCACGCCGCGGCACTTTACCATGCGGGGTCCGGTCCATGGGTGCTCTTCTCGGGAGCCCGCGGGCGGATGACGGAGCATTGGGCCGAAACCGAAGCGGAAGCCATGGCCCGGGTCGCTGTGGCCAACGGCGTGCCGGAAAGCAGCATCCTTCTGGAGCCCACGGCCACGAACACCGGAGAAAACATCCATCGTTCCAAGGCGCTTCTCGCGGACGCCGGTTTCCACGCGCGTTCGCTGGTAGTGGTGCAAAAGCCCTACATGGAACGGCGCACGCTGGCGGCCCTGGAAGCCCAGTGGCAGGGAGTCAGCTTTCAAGTGACCTCACCTCCCCTCTCGCTCGACGCTTACTTCACGGATGAACTGACGCCCGGTCTCGTGCTGGAGGCGATGACCGGGGATTTCCAGCGCATCCTCGATTATCCGGCGCTGGGTTTCGCCACTCCGCAACCCGTCACACCCGAGGTGATGGAGGCCTATCGCACGCTGGTGGAAGCGGGATACGGACTCCCGGCCTGA
- a CDS encoding sialate O-acetylesterase, with product MKTRTRLLLLLLANALPFQAARATHYKLFVLTGQSNSLGTTNAGEADPTSGSDPADSHVKFFWSNIADATHPLGNSGGVFTTLQDQQGGYYTGSATHWGPEINFGRTLYRAGVRNFGIIKASRGGGGNSFWSKTATDHHMYTQVVNTVNAATATLTANGDTFEIAGLLYLQGESDSPTEAAIADTRIKELTDNLRADLPNATAMHCVIGGIAAAGTTRDTVRAKQESIATATSYIDYFTDLDLQSMVAAADNLHFNKAAKLRIGERFAQAFFTANIVSRYYGKLVFIGDSITQGGNGDHPGYRYNVFKRLAEKGVPINAATGYKFTGSVTGPYANSALTVPAVNGQTFENVHDGHFGWRASWECARVALPSGRYNTNNLGNGTLLNWTGQSSTYATANAGTLTYTGTTYTPDTISIMIGINDLADYITTSGQAAATAANTVKNDISTMIDQFRAANPNVRIHLNRVLYTNQTQAMKDGVDALNNLLPALVAAKNTASSTSPVWLSDPSTGFDPATQTYDNVHPNTAGEAYVGDRIAASLGIVETPFNTSTTTSTAPPHLESGSAAFGSRFEGDGIWNGTAFVSSWKQSGTLTKTVDATDLRLVNSGSGGSWIEGSDTGWKTANGGAWTFETRIKFNANPAGFILWLGAVNHTILVEIYGDHTQDNGNNTFNVAHNNLDGQFHVFRVANDPGNNVYHVWRDGVRLTPVAGVAYDNNSTESRLILGDYTSQAFGNNFDAVIDYVRYDQTAAYLPTGADADSDGLPDSWEYNYSSTITGMTASGDTDQDGKGNLEEYLANTNPLDAGSALKIDSITRNGGSMSIQLTTSPQRFYTLYKSVNLGSAAVWSAIQGPVIGTDGSLILQDPAPTEARAFYKVVATLP from the coding sequence ATGAAAACCCGCACGCGCCTCCTCCTCCTGCTGCTGGCCAACGCGCTCCCCTTCCAGGCCGCGCGTGCCACTCATTACAAACTTTTCGTCCTGACCGGACAATCGAACTCGCTCGGCACGACCAACGCGGGCGAGGCCGATCCCACCTCGGGCTCCGATCCAGCGGACTCCCACGTGAAGTTCTTCTGGAGCAACATCGCGGACGCCACCCACCCGCTCGGGAATTCCGGCGGCGTCTTCACCACCCTGCAGGACCAGCAGGGTGGCTACTACACCGGCAGCGCCACCCACTGGGGACCGGAGATCAACTTCGGGCGTACCCTTTACCGCGCGGGCGTCCGCAATTTCGGCATCATCAAGGCGAGCCGTGGAGGCGGAGGAAACAGCTTCTGGTCGAAGACCGCCACCGACCACCACATGTACACCCAGGTGGTGAACACGGTGAACGCGGCCACCGCCACCCTCACGGCGAACGGCGACACCTTCGAGATCGCGGGTCTGCTCTACCTCCAGGGGGAAAGCGACTCCCCCACCGAAGCGGCGATCGCCGACACCCGGATCAAGGAACTCACGGACAACCTCCGCGCCGATCTCCCCAACGCCACCGCGATGCACTGCGTGATCGGTGGCATCGCCGCGGCCGGCACCACCCGCGACACGGTACGCGCGAAGCAGGAATCGATCGCCACCGCCACCAGCTACATCGATTACTTCACCGACTTGGATCTCCAGTCGATGGTGGCAGCGGCGGACAACCTGCATTTCAACAAGGCGGCCAAGCTGCGGATCGGCGAGCGTTTCGCCCAGGCATTCTTCACCGCCAACATCGTTTCCCGCTATTACGGCAAGCTGGTGTTCATCGGTGACTCGATCACCCAGGGCGGCAATGGCGACCACCCGGGCTACCGCTACAACGTCTTCAAACGCCTCGCGGAAAAGGGCGTGCCGATCAACGCCGCGACCGGTTACAAGTTCACCGGCTCCGTCACCGGCCCCTATGCCAACAGCGCGCTCACGGTTCCCGCCGTCAACGGCCAGACGTTCGAGAACGTGCACGATGGCCATTTCGGATGGCGGGCCTCGTGGGAGTGCGCGCGGGTGGCCCTGCCCTCCGGCCGCTACAACACGAACAACCTCGGCAACGGCACGCTCCTGAACTGGACCGGCCAATCCAGCACCTACGCGACGGCGAACGCGGGCACCCTCACCTACACCGGCACCACCTACACTCCGGACACCATCTCGATCATGATCGGCATCAACGATCTGGCCGACTACATCACGACCTCGGGCCAGGCCGCGGCCACCGCCGCAAACACGGTGAAGAACGACATCTCGACGATGATCGACCAGTTCCGCGCGGCGAACCCGAATGTCCGCATCCATCTCAACCGCGTCCTCTACACCAACCAGACCCAAGCAATGAAGGATGGCGTGGACGCCCTGAACAACCTCTTACCCGCGCTGGTGGCGGCGAAGAACACGGCCTCGTCCACCTCTCCGGTTTGGCTCTCCGATCCCTCCACCGGCTTCGATCCGGCCACCCAGACCTACGACAACGTCCATCCGAACACCGCGGGGGAAGCCTACGTCGGAGACCGGATCGCCGCCTCGCTCGGCATCGTGGAAACGCCGTTCAACACTTCGACCACCACCAGCACCGCCCCACCCCACCTGGAATCCGGCTCTGCCGCCTTCGGCTCCCGGTTCGAAGGCGACGGCATCTGGAACGGCACCGCCTTCGTCTCCTCGTGGAAACAGAGCGGCACGCTCACCAAGACCGTGGACGCCACGGACCTCCGCCTCGTGAACTCCGGAAGCGGCGGCTCCTGGATCGAAGGTTCCGACACCGGATGGAAAACCGCGAACGGGGGCGCGTGGACCTTCGAAACCCGCATCAAATTCAACGCGAACCCGGCGGGCTTCATCCTGTGGCTCGGCGCGGTGAACCACACGATCCTCGTGGAGATTTACGGCGACCACACGCAGGACAACGGCAACAACACCTTCAACGTCGCTCACAACAATCTGGACGGACAGTTCCACGTCTTCCGCGTGGCCAACGATCCCGGCAACAACGTCTACCACGTGTGGCGGGATGGCGTCCGTCTCACCCCGGTGGCGGGAGTGGCGTATGACAACAACAGCACCGAAAGCCGCCTGATCCTGGGCGACTACACCTCGCAGGCCTTCGGCAACAACTTCGACGCCGTCATCGACTACGTCCGCTACGATCAGACCGCCGCGTATCTCCCAACCGGCGCGGACGCGGATTCGGACGGCCTCCCGGATTCCTGGGAATACAACTACAGCTCCACCATCACGGGCATGACCGCGTCCGGAGACACCGATCAGGACGGCAAAGGCAACCTGGAGGAGTATCTCGCGAACACCAATCCACTCGACGCGGGCTCGGCCCTGAAGATCGATTCCATCACCCGCAATGGAGGCTCGATGAGCATCCAGCTCACCACCTCCCCCCAGCGCTTTTACACCCTCTACAAGTCGGTGAACCTCGGTTCCGCAGCGGTATGGTCCGCCATCCAGGGACCGGTCATCGGCACCGATGGATCACTCATCCTGCAGGACCCCGCCCCGACCGAAGCGCGGGCGTTTTACAAGGTCGTCGCGACCCTCCCCTGA